The genomic window GGCACCGCACGTTCCGGTGTTCGGCCCCCCGGCTCTTCGTGGGGAAGCCGTAACGGCTGCTCCACATCCGGCCCGGAAATCATCACCCACGAATCGTTGGGCACGTGTCTCGCGTGTCGGGCAGCCGATCGACGACAATCCTCTAGAGCGTGCTCGATTTAACCGGACCCGGTGCCGTCGAGGAGGGTGTCGAGCACCGCCAGCAGGGTTTCGCGGTCGACCGGTTTGCCGAGCACGCCGTCCGGACCGCGAACACCTTCGTGCGCACCGAGGTACGACTGGCAGTCGTCCTCGAGCAGGGTGTCGTTGCCCGTCACAACGACCATCGGCACCTCGCTCCATTTCGGATCGCGGCGCAACGACACCAGGAGGTCGAGGCCGGACTTGCCCGGCAGCAGGGCATCGATGAGGATCACCTCCGGTTGGAACTCATCCAACATTCCGCGAGCGGTCGAGCAGCGGCCGGCGGTCTTCACCGCGAAGCCCTCATCCTCCAGGAAGAACGAAAGGTAATCGACAATATCGGGGTCGTCGTCGACGATCAGAACCCGCCGCTCGGATCCCGCCATCACTCGATGGCCTCTTCCTCGGGCTGGATGCTCGGCTTGGCGTCCAGCGGCACGCGGACCAGGAAGCGGGTACCGCGACCTGGCTCGGATTCAACCTCGATCGTTCCGCCATGCTTGTCGACGATCTTGTTCGAGATGAAGAGACCGAGCCCGGTGCCCTTGATGCCCTTGGACGAGAAGAACAGCGAGAAGATCTTTTCGCGCGT from Acidobacteriota bacterium includes these protein-coding regions:
- a CDS encoding response regulator, with translation MAGSERRVLIVDDDPDIVDYLSFFLEDEGFAVKTAGRCSTARGMLDEFQPEVILIDALLPGKSGLDLLVSLRRDPKWSEVPMVVVTGNDTLLEDDCQSYLGAHEGVRGPDGVLGKPVDRETLLAVLDTLLDGTGSG